A stretch of Mycobacteriales bacterium DNA encodes these proteins:
- a CDS encoding aldo/keto reductase: MTTFDQPVTASGTFALGGDLPVHRLGYGAMRITGDGIWGPPKDPGEALRVLRRAVELGVDFLDTADSYGPYVSEDLIREALHPYDGVVVATKGGLTRSGPGVWEQVARPEYLRQCVEMSLRRLGVERIDLWQLHRIDKLVALEDSLGAVKELQQAGKIRHLGLSEVTVAEIEQARKVVEVVSVQNLYNLGNRQSEEVLEYCEREGIAFIPWYPVAAGDLARPGGLLDELAAAHDATHAQLALAWLLRRSPVMLPIPGTSSVVHLEENCAAAGVRLTDEEYAALTRAGQ; the protein is encoded by the coding sequence ATGACCACGTTCGACCAGCCCGTCACCGCCAGCGGCACCTTCGCGCTCGGCGGGGACCTGCCCGTCCACCGGCTCGGCTACGGCGCGATGCGCATCACCGGCGACGGCATCTGGGGCCCGCCGAAGGACCCGGGGGAGGCGCTGCGCGTGCTGCGCCGCGCGGTCGAGCTCGGCGTCGACTTCCTCGACACCGCCGACAGCTACGGCCCGTACGTTTCGGAGGACCTCATCCGTGAGGCGCTGCACCCCTACGACGGCGTGGTCGTCGCCACCAAGGGCGGTCTGACGCGCAGCGGCCCCGGGGTCTGGGAGCAGGTGGCCCGGCCGGAGTACCTGCGGCAGTGCGTCGAGATGAGCCTGCGCCGCCTCGGCGTCGAGCGGATCGACCTGTGGCAGCTGCACCGGATCGACAAGCTGGTCGCGCTGGAGGACTCGCTCGGTGCGGTCAAGGAGCTGCAGCAGGCCGGCAAGATCCGGCACCTGGGCCTGTCGGAGGTGACGGTCGCCGAGATCGAGCAGGCCCGCAAGGTCGTCGAGGTGGTGTCGGTGCAGAACCTCTACAACCTCGGCAACCGCCAGTCGGAGGAGGTCCTGGAGTACTGCGAGCGGGAGGGCATCGCCTTCATCCCGTGGTACCCGGTGGCCGCCGGTGACCTGGCCAGGCCTGGGGGCCTGCTCGACGAGCTCGCCGCCGCGCACGACGCGACGCATGCGCAGCTCGCGCTCGCCTGGCTGCTGCGCCGCTCGCCGGTGATGCTGCCGATCCCGGGCACCAGCTCGGTGGTCCACCTCGAGGAGAACTGCGCCGCCGCGGGCGTCCGGCTCACCGACGAGGAGTACGCCGCGCTCACCAGGGCCGGGCAGTAG
- a CDS encoding bifunctional [glutamine synthetase] adenylyltransferase/[glutamine synthetase]-adenylyl-L-tyrosine phosphorylase produces the protein MSVLEERGSGAGLLVRLGFSDIAATGQALVELGLWRDERPVDDSAAELVTAAAEAADPDLAVAALARLLTTVDDADELRSAVCGRPGLRSRLLGVLGTSVALGEHLLAYPRDWHALADDDLVQLRPSRLGLQSALLAAVGVPDGEELPWETAGARATVTGSDAVERLRAAYRRCLLSLAARDVVGAVSVDDVGGELADLAAATLSAGLAVALTTLPADAAPCRLAVVGLGKAGGRELNYVSDVDVVFVAEPVEDGGDDEPALRTATRLAAEMMRVCGLVAWPVDAGLRPEGGAGPLVRTLASHTAYYRRWAQTWEFQALLKARPMAGDLALGESYTAGTAPMVWSVGERPGFVEDVQAMRRRVESSVKADRAEREVKLGRGGLRDVEFAVQLLQLVHGRTDESVRSGTTLRALEQLAAGGYVGREDARHLAEAYRWLRTVEHRLQLHRLRRTHLLPAADDEVGLRRVARAAGYRKDAVATFVRERAGYAREVRRLHEKLFYRPLLSAVARLPADQAALTPAAAKIRLEALGFAQPAIALNHLSALTEGVSRRAAIQQTLLPAMLGWFADAADPDAGLLAFRKVSDALGSTPWYLRLLRDEGSAAERLAHLLASSRLVADLLARAPEAVRLLADDAELQPRPRATLESAFVAAVRRRDDWEGAVAAARGLRREELLRVACADLLGLVDQEQVGRALSDVAAAVLAAALTGAVRKAESERGGPLPLRFAVLAMGRLGGGEQGYGSDADVLFVHDPHPGTPDGEAAALAHDLAHEMRRLLALPAPDPPLTIDADLRPEGRQGPLSRSLASYAAYYARWADVWESQALLRAAPVAGDADLAGQFLASVAPLRWPQGGLSPEQVREIRRLKARMESERLPRGVDPKLALKMGPGGLADVEWVVQLLQLQHAFEVPELRTGSTLPALRAAVAAGLLDDADGAVLEASWSLVSHVRNALVLVRGRGAEGLPSSGRDLAGVARVLGYPAGTQGDFLDDYRRATRRARAVVERVFYA, from the coding sequence GTGAGCGTCCTGGAGGAGCGCGGGAGCGGGGCCGGCCTGCTCGTCCGGCTCGGCTTCTCCGACATCGCCGCGACCGGTCAGGCGCTGGTCGAGCTCGGCCTGTGGCGCGACGAGCGGCCGGTCGACGACTCCGCCGCGGAGCTGGTCACCGCCGCCGCCGAGGCCGCAGACCCCGACCTGGCGGTGGCCGCGCTGGCCCGGCTGCTGACCACGGTGGACGACGCGGACGAGCTGCGCAGCGCCGTCTGCGGGCGGCCGGGACTGCGCAGCCGGCTGCTCGGGGTGCTCGGCACCAGCGTCGCCCTCGGCGAGCATCTTCTCGCGTATCCGCGCGACTGGCACGCGCTCGCCGACGACGATCTGGTGCAACTGCGGCCCAGCCGGCTCGGTCTGCAGTCCGCACTGCTGGCGGCGGTGGGCGTGCCGGACGGCGAGGAGCTGCCGTGGGAAACCGCAGGCGCCCGCGCCACCGTCACCGGCAGCGACGCCGTCGAGCGGCTGCGGGCGGCCTACCGCCGCTGTCTGCTGAGCCTCGCGGCCCGCGACGTCGTGGGCGCGGTGAGCGTCGACGACGTGGGCGGTGAGCTCGCGGACCTGGCGGCGGCGACGTTGTCGGCCGGGCTCGCCGTCGCGCTGACGACGCTGCCGGCGGACGCGGCGCCGTGCCGGCTCGCCGTCGTCGGCCTCGGGAAGGCCGGCGGGCGGGAGCTCAACTACGTCAGCGACGTGGACGTGGTGTTCGTGGCCGAGCCGGTCGAGGACGGCGGCGACGACGAGCCGGCCCTGCGTACGGCCACCCGGCTCGCGGCCGAGATGATGCGCGTCTGCGGCCTGGTCGCCTGGCCGGTCGACGCGGGGCTGCGGCCGGAGGGCGGCGCGGGCCCGTTGGTCCGCACGCTGGCCAGCCACACCGCCTACTACCGCCGGTGGGCGCAGACGTGGGAGTTCCAGGCGCTGCTGAAGGCCCGCCCGATGGCAGGGGACCTCGCGCTCGGCGAGTCCTACACCGCGGGAACGGCTCCGATGGTGTGGAGCGTCGGCGAGCGGCCGGGCTTCGTCGAGGACGTGCAGGCGATGCGACGCAGGGTCGAGTCGTCGGTGAAGGCCGACCGCGCCGAGCGGGAGGTCAAGCTCGGCCGCGGTGGGCTGCGCGACGTGGAGTTCGCCGTGCAGCTGCTGCAGCTGGTGCACGGGCGCACCGACGAGAGCGTGCGCAGCGGGACGACGCTCAGGGCACTGGAGCAGTTGGCCGCCGGTGGGTACGTCGGCCGCGAGGACGCCCGGCACCTGGCCGAGGCCTACCGCTGGCTGCGTACGGTCGAGCACCGGCTGCAGCTGCACCGGCTGCGCCGTACCCACCTGCTCCCGGCGGCGGACGACGAGGTGGGGCTGCGCCGGGTGGCCCGTGCCGCCGGCTATCGCAAGGACGCGGTCGCCACCTTCGTCCGCGAGCGCGCCGGCTACGCCCGCGAGGTGCGGCGGCTGCACGAGAAGCTCTTCTACCGGCCGCTGCTGTCGGCCGTCGCACGGCTGCCGGCGGACCAGGCCGCGCTGACGCCGGCGGCGGCCAAGATCCGGCTCGAGGCGCTGGGTTTCGCCCAGCCCGCGATCGCGCTGAACCACCTGTCCGCCCTGACAGAGGGTGTCTCGCGCCGTGCGGCAATCCAGCAGACGCTGCTGCCGGCCATGCTCGGCTGGTTCGCCGACGCGGCCGATCCGGACGCCGGGTTGCTGGCCTTCCGGAAGGTGTCCGATGCGCTCGGCTCGACGCCCTGGTACCTGCGGCTGCTGCGCGACGAGGGCAGCGCCGCCGAGCGGCTGGCGCACCTGCTGGCGTCCTCACGGCTGGTCGCCGACCTGCTCGCCCGGGCCCCGGAGGCGGTCCGGCTGCTCGCCGACGACGCGGAGCTGCAGCCGCGACCACGGGCCACGCTGGAGAGCGCCTTCGTGGCTGCCGTGCGCCGGCGGGACGACTGGGAGGGCGCGGTGGCCGCGGCCCGTGGCCTGCGCCGTGAGGAGCTGCTCCGCGTCGCCTGCGCCGACCTGCTCGGCCTGGTCGACCAGGAGCAGGTCGGGCGGGCGCTGTCCGACGTGGCCGCCGCGGTGCTCGCCGCGGCCCTCACCGGTGCCGTCCGCAAGGCCGAGTCCGAGCGCGGCGGGCCGCTGCCGCTGCGTTTCGCGGTGCTGGCCATGGGTCGCCTCGGCGGGGGTGAGCAGGGCTACGGTAGCGACGCGGACGTGCTGTTCGTGCACGACCCGCACCCCGGTACGCCGGACGGGGAGGCGGCGGCGCTGGCACACGACCTCGCGCACGAGATGCGCCGACTGCTCGCGCTACCCGCTCCGGACCCGCCGCTGACGATCGACGCGGACCTGCGGCCGGAGGGCCGGCAGGGGCCGCTCAGCCGCAGCCTGGCGTCGTACGCCGCCTATTACGCGCGCTGGGCGGATGTCTGGGAGAGCCAGGCGCTGCTCCGGGCGGCTCCCGTCGCCGGCGACGCGGACCTGGCCGGGCAGTTCCTCGCGTCGGTCGCTCCGCTGCGCTGGCCGCAGGGCGGCCTCAGTCCCGAGCAGGTGCGCGAGATCCGGCGCCTCAAGGCGCGGATGGAGTCCGAGCGGCTGCCCCGTGGCGTCGACCCCAAGCTGGCGCTGAAGATGGGGCCCGGCGGGCTGGCCGATGTCGAGTGGGTGGTGCAGCTGCTGCAGCTGCAGCACGCCTTCGAGGTCCCGGAGCTGCGCACCGGCTCCACCCTGCCGGCGCTGCGGGCGGCCGTGGCCGCGGGCCTGCTGGACGACGCCGACGGTGCGGTCCTGGAGGCCTCCTGGTCGCTGGTCAGCCACGTCCGCAACGCCCTCGTGCTGGTCCGCGGCCGCGGGGCCGAGGGTCTGCCCTCCAGCGGCCGGGACCTGGCGGGCGTCGCCCGGGTGCTCGGTTATCCTGCGGGCACGCAGGGGGACTTCCTGGACGACTACCGGCGAGCCACCCGCCGTGCCAGAGCCGTCGTCGAGAGGGTGTTCTACGCGTGA
- a CDS encoding NAD+ synthase, whose product MAQLRIGLAQVDPTVGDLPGNAALVRRWTRHAVEQGCHLVAFPEMVLTGYPAEDLVLRHSFVQASLDALEALAAGLAEDGAGDVAVVVGYCGRSETPSPALGRPAGEPQNSAAVLYGGRVVSRYAKHHLPNYGVFDEFRYFVRGDRLPVVRLHGVDVATVVCEDLWQEGGPLKVACSAQAGLVVCINGSPYERGKDDLRAPLAARRAAEAGAPVVYVNCVGGQDELVFDGDSFVVDAAGRVVARAPLWEEGLMVVDLEVRAASSDGTGPVDAGDGTTMAIERVTLSEEPLPAYEPGVPQVADPLDDCAEVWEALVTATRDYVGKNRFRSVVLGLSGGIDSALVATIARDALGPDRVHVVGMPSQWSSDHSVGDAEELARRQGLHWSVVAIAPMVDAWLAAVPLTGLSVENLQARVRGTTLMALSNEHGHLVLTTGNKSEAATGFSTLYGDSAGGFAPIKDVPKLLVFELARWRNRVAAERGEVPPIPENTISKPPSAELAPGQLDSDRLPAYDVLDPLLDAYVERDQGRAELLAAGFEEATVDRVVQLVDAAEYKRRQSPPGPKITGRAFGRDRRLPITSRWREVAAPTSAEPEQVRPEPG is encoded by the coding sequence ATGGCGCAGCTGAGGATCGGACTGGCCCAGGTGGACCCGACGGTGGGCGACCTGCCCGGCAATGCGGCGCTGGTCCGCCGCTGGACCCGGCACGCGGTCGAGCAGGGCTGTCACCTGGTCGCGTTCCCCGAGATGGTGCTGACCGGCTATCCGGCCGAGGACCTCGTGCTGCGGCACTCCTTCGTGCAGGCCAGCCTGGACGCGCTGGAGGCGCTCGCGGCGGGACTGGCCGAGGACGGCGCCGGCGACGTGGCGGTCGTCGTCGGCTACTGCGGTCGCAGCGAGACGCCCTCCCCCGCTCTCGGCCGCCCCGCGGGCGAGCCGCAGAACAGCGCGGCGGTGCTGTACGGCGGCCGGGTGGTGTCCCGCTACGCCAAGCACCACCTGCCGAACTACGGCGTCTTCGACGAGTTCCGCTACTTCGTGCGCGGGGACCGGCTGCCCGTCGTGCGGCTGCACGGCGTGGACGTCGCGACCGTGGTCTGCGAGGACCTGTGGCAGGAGGGCGGCCCGCTGAAGGTCGCCTGCTCGGCGCAGGCCGGTCTCGTCGTGTGCATCAACGGATCTCCCTACGAGCGGGGCAAGGACGACCTGCGGGCGCCGCTCGCCGCGCGGCGCGCCGCCGAGGCCGGGGCGCCCGTCGTCTACGTCAACTGCGTCGGTGGTCAGGACGAGCTGGTCTTCGACGGCGACTCCTTCGTCGTGGACGCCGCCGGCCGCGTCGTCGCCCGCGCGCCGCTCTGGGAGGAGGGCCTGATGGTCGTGGACCTGGAGGTGAGGGCCGCCTCCTCCGACGGCACCGGACCGGTCGACGCGGGCGACGGCACCACGATGGCCATCGAGCGGGTGACCCTGTCGGAGGAGCCGCTCCCCGCGTACGAGCCAGGGGTGCCGCAGGTCGCGGACCCGCTGGACGACTGCGCGGAGGTCTGGGAGGCGCTGGTCACCGCCACCCGGGACTACGTCGGGAAGAACCGCTTCCGCTCGGTGGTCCTCGGCCTGTCCGGCGGCATCGACTCGGCGCTGGTGGCGACGATCGCGCGCGACGCCCTCGGCCCGGACCGGGTGCACGTGGTCGGGATGCCGAGCCAGTGGTCGTCGGACCACTCGGTCGGCGACGCTGAGGAGCTGGCCCGCCGGCAGGGTCTGCACTGGTCGGTCGTCGCGATCGCGCCGATGGTCGACGCGTGGCTGGCGGCCGTACCGCTGACCGGGCTGTCGGTGGAGAACCTGCAGGCGCGGGTGCGCGGCACGACGCTGATGGCGCTGTCGAACGAGCACGGCCACCTGGTGCTGACGACCGGCAACAAGAGCGAGGCCGCGACCGGCTTCTCCACGCTCTACGGCGACAGCGCCGGCGGTTTCGCGCCCATCAAGGACGTGCCGAAGCTGCTGGTCTTCGAGCTGGCCCGCTGGCGCAACCGGGTCGCGGCCGAGCGCGGAGAGGTGCCGCCGATCCCGGAGAACACGATCAGCAAGCCGCCGAGCGCCGAGCTCGCACCGGGCCAGCTCGACAGCGACCGGCTGCCGGCGTACGACGTGCTCGACCCGCTGCTGGACGCGTACGTGGAGCGGGACCAGGGGCGGGCCGAGCTGCTCGCGGCGGGCTTCGAGGAGGCCACCGTCGACCGGGTCGTTCAGCTGGTGGACGCGGCGGAGTACAAGCGGCGGCAGTCGCCACCCGGACCGAAGATCACCGGCCGGGCGTTCGGGCGGGACCGCAGGCTGCCGATCACGTCGCGATGGCGCGAGGTCGCCGCACCCACGTCGGCCGAACCGGAGCAGGTCCGGCCGGAACCAGGCTGA
- the glnA gene encoding type I glutamate--ammonia ligase translates to MDKQQEFVLRTLEERDIRFVRLWFTDVLGTLKSVAIAPAELEGAFAEGIGFDGSAIEGFTRVQESDMLAKPDPATFQVLPWREDGDGPGTARMFCDITAPDGSPSWADPRHVLRRALGKAADAGFTFYTHPEIEFFLLRNQPLPGEQPVPVDRAGYFDLTPHGVSQDFRREAITMLERMGISVEFSHHEVAPGQQEIDLRYADALSTADNILTTRHVIKEVALSQGVYATFMPKPFSEQPGSGMHTHLSLFEGDQNAFYDGSDPLHLSRVAKHFIAGLLRHAAEITAVTNQWVNSYKRLVFGGEAPPYICWGSNNRSAMVRVPMYKPKKSGSTRIEVRSPDSATNPYLCFAVLLAAGLKGVEEGYELPPGAEDDVWALSDGELRALGIAPLPGSLAEAISVMESSELVAQTLGEHVFDFFLRNKRAEWDAYRAEVTPFELGRYLPVL, encoded by the coding sequence GTGGACAAGCAGCAGGAGTTCGTGCTCCGCACCCTCGAGGAGCGGGACATCCGCTTCGTGCGCCTGTGGTTCACCGACGTGCTGGGCACCCTGAAGTCGGTGGCCATCGCGCCGGCCGAGCTCGAGGGCGCGTTCGCCGAGGGCATCGGCTTCGACGGCTCGGCGATCGAGGGCTTCACCCGGGTGCAAGAGAGCGACATGCTCGCCAAGCCCGACCCGGCCACCTTCCAGGTGCTGCCGTGGCGCGAGGACGGCGACGGCCCGGGGACCGCCCGGATGTTCTGCGACATCACGGCGCCTGACGGCAGCCCGTCCTGGGCCGACCCGCGGCACGTGCTGCGCCGCGCTCTCGGCAAGGCCGCCGACGCCGGCTTCACCTTCTACACCCACCCCGAGATCGAGTTCTTCCTGCTCAGGAACCAGCCGCTGCCGGGGGAGCAGCCCGTGCCGGTGGACCGGGCCGGCTACTTCGACCTGACCCCGCACGGCGTGAGTCAGGACTTCCGCCGGGAGGCGATCACCATGCTCGAGCGGATGGGCATCTCGGTGGAGTTCAGCCACCACGAGGTGGCGCCCGGGCAGCAGGAGATCGACCTGCGCTACGCCGATGCGCTCTCGACCGCCGACAACATCCTCACGACACGGCACGTCATCAAGGAGGTGGCGCTCTCCCAGGGCGTCTACGCAACCTTCATGCCCAAGCCGTTCAGCGAGCAGCCGGGCAGCGGCATGCACACCCACCTGTCCCTTTTCGAGGGCGACCAGAACGCCTTCTACGACGGCTCGGACCCGCTGCACCTGTCCAGGGTCGCCAAGCACTTCATCGCCGGGCTGCTCAGGCATGCCGCCGAGATCACGGCGGTGACCAACCAGTGGGTCAACTCCTACAAGCGGCTGGTCTTCGGCGGCGAGGCGCCCCCGTACATCTGCTGGGGGTCCAACAACCGCAGCGCCATGGTGCGGGTGCCGATGTACAAGCCGAAGAAGAGCGGTTCGACCCGCATCGAGGTGCGCAGCCCGGACAGCGCGACCAACCCCTACCTCTGCTTCGCCGTCCTGCTCGCCGCCGGGCTCAAGGGCGTGGAGGAGGGGTACGAGCTGCCGCCCGGCGCTGAGGACGACGTCTGGGCGCTCAGCGACGGGGAGCTCCGCGCACTCGGGATCGCCCCGCTGCCGGGCAGTCTCGCAGAAGCCATCTCGGTGATGGAGAGCAGCGAGCTGGTCGCCCAGACGCTCGGGGAGCACGTCTTCGACTTCTTCCTGCGCAACAAGCGGGCCGAGTGGGACGCCTACCGCGCGGAGGTCACGCCGTTCGAGCTCGGTCGCTACCTGCCGGTCCTGTGA
- a CDS encoding type 1 glutamine amidotransferase, with protein sequence MTVRALVVTHSPTEGVGNVGRWLEDSGVQLDVAEPWQGDTLPEDPTRYAALVVMGGPQQAYDDGSAPWLRATKDLLRAAVREGVPTLGICLGGQLLAEATGGRVAKGAEGVEAGARLVAKRDAAWDDELFADVPFTPTVVQWHEDAIVDLPPGAVHLASSPRYAHQAFRIGARAWGLQFHIETPPEMIRHWAVEYDRGVRELGLDPVALAERVVEELPEVEACWRPVVERFAALAAGRGRVTLPLVDAE encoded by the coding sequence GTGACGGTGCGCGCGCTGGTCGTCACCCACTCCCCGACGGAGGGGGTCGGCAACGTCGGCAGGTGGCTCGAGGACAGCGGTGTGCAGCTCGACGTGGCCGAGCCCTGGCAGGGCGACACGCTGCCCGAGGACCCGACGCGGTACGCCGCCCTCGTCGTCATGGGCGGGCCGCAGCAGGCCTACGACGACGGCTCCGCGCCATGGCTGCGGGCGACCAAGGACCTGCTCCGCGCGGCCGTACGGGAGGGTGTGCCCACCCTCGGGATCTGCCTCGGCGGCCAGTTACTGGCCGAGGCCACCGGCGGACGGGTCGCGAAGGGCGCCGAAGGGGTCGAGGCGGGCGCCCGGCTGGTCGCCAAGCGCGACGCCGCCTGGGACGACGAGTTGTTCGCCGACGTGCCGTTCACCCCGACCGTCGTGCAGTGGCACGAGGACGCGATCGTGGACCTGCCGCCGGGAGCGGTCCACCTGGCCAGCAGCCCGCGCTACGCGCACCAGGCCTTCCGGATCGGCGCGCGCGCCTGGGGCCTGCAGTTCCACATCGAGACCCCGCCCGAGATGATCCGGCACTGGGCTGTGGAGTACGACCGCGGCGTGCGGGAGCTCGGGCTCGACCCGGTCGCGCTGGCCGAGCGCGTCGTCGAGGAGCTGCCCGAGGTCGAGGCGTGCTGGCGACCGGTGGTCGAGCGCTTCGCCGCGCTCGCCGCGGGACGGGGCCGGGTGACGCTGCCGCTCGTCGACGCCGAGTGA
- a CDS encoding metalloregulator ArsR/SmtB family transcription factor, which yields MTMTAAKADLDVAACLFRGLADPARLSIVRHLALGEHRVVDLTAHLGLAQSTVSGHLSCLRDCGLVTARAEGRASLYSLAHPELLDLLAAAERLLDRTGEGVALCPTYGQAAS from the coding sequence ATGACGATGACAGCGGCGAAGGCAGATCTTGATGTGGCAGCCTGCCTGTTCCGCGGCCTGGCCGACCCGGCCCGGCTGTCGATCGTGCGCCATCTGGCTCTGGGCGAGCACCGCGTGGTCGACCTGACCGCCCACCTGGGCCTGGCCCAGTCGACCGTGTCGGGGCACCTGTCCTGCCTGCGGGACTGCGGTCTGGTGACCGCTCGCGCCGAGGGCCGGGCGTCCCTCTACAGCTTGGCGCATCCCGAGCTGCTGGATCTGCTGGCGGCCGCGGAGCGGCTGCTCGACCGCACCGGCGAGGGAGTCGCGCTGTGCCCGACGTACGGCCAGGCGGCGTCATGA
- a CDS encoding alpha/beta fold hydrolase: protein MKPQVRTVSAGRTSFLLREQVSDGAGTPVLLLHGVPETASCWGDLAPRLATGRRVLAPDLPGLGGSTYSGPYDVASLVAQLAGLIETEVPGGRVDVVGHDWGGVLALGLVGARPDLVRRLVVANAPYRELPLRALHIPFLALPVVPELLFRFGGRQVVDAVFSLAWRAATPPDPDRLAEYRAAYTRPSVVEAMLGYYRAVARPRLAALVRPGAAPVPVPRVRVEKALVLWGALDPVMPVSSGESVVRDLGADCVMVTVPGAGHFVVEEAPDVVAQVLLDFLADEQTPPPPVPAAPPEKEHGPVEPPPGVLTDPAPDVPVKKAPAKKTPAKKTPAKKTPAKPAPAKKTPAKPVPADVVPAPDDERPPPTGAG from the coding sequence GTGAAGCCGCAGGTCCGCACCGTTTCGGCCGGCAGGACGAGCTTCCTGCTGCGTGAGCAGGTCTCCGACGGGGCCGGCACGCCCGTGCTGCTGCTGCACGGCGTGCCCGAGACTGCCAGCTGCTGGGGGGACCTCGCGCCACGGCTGGCCACCGGCCGCCGCGTCCTGGCCCCTGATCTGCCCGGCCTCGGCGGGTCCACCTATTCCGGGCCGTACGACGTCGCGTCGCTGGTGGCCCAGCTCGCCGGGCTGATCGAGACCGAGGTGCCGGGCGGGCGGGTGGACGTCGTCGGCCACGACTGGGGGGGCGTGCTGGCCCTCGGCCTGGTGGGAGCACGGCCCGACCTGGTGCGCCGCCTGGTGGTCGCGAACGCGCCGTACCGCGAGCTGCCGCTCCGGGCGCTGCACATCCCGTTCCTCGCGCTGCCCGTCGTGCCCGAGCTGCTGTTCCGCTTCGGGGGCCGACAGGTCGTCGACGCCGTGTTCTCGCTCGCCTGGCGCGCCGCGACGCCGCCCGACCCGGACCGCCTCGCGGAGTACCGCGCCGCGTACACCAGGCCGTCGGTGGTCGAGGCGATGCTCGGCTACTACCGCGCCGTGGCGCGGCCGCGGCTTGCCGCGCTGGTGCGGCCCGGCGCAGCGCCGGTGCCGGTCCCGCGGGTCCGGGTCGAGAAGGCGCTGGTCCTGTGGGGCGCGCTCGATCCCGTCATGCCGGTCTCGAGCGGTGAGTCCGTCGTCCGCGACCTCGGTGCCGACTGCGTGATGGTGACCGTGCCCGGCGCCGGCCACTTCGTCGTCGAGGAGGCGCCCGACGTCGTCGCCCAGGTGCTGCTGGACTTCCTGGCCGACGAGCAGACGCCGCCGCCGCCGGTTCCCGCTGCGCCGCCGGAGAAGGAGCACGGACCGGTCGAGCCACCACCGGGTGTGCTGACCGACCCCGCCCCGGACGTGCCGGTCAAGAAGGCACCGGCCAAGAAGACGCCGGCCAAGAAGACGCCGGCCAAGAAGACGCCGGCCAAGCCGGCGCCGGCCAAGAAGACGCCGGCCAAGCCGGTGCCGGCCGACGTCGTCCCGGCTCCGGACGACGAGCGCCCGCCGCCTACTGGAGCGGGCTGA